A genomic region of Chryseobacterium sp. KACC 21268 contains the following coding sequences:
- a CDS encoding response regulator, producing MPKKIKRNLQFGIGFSLLILIASSAASYLSIQNQMAYRDSVVKSRKSMIAVKDVLISLIDAETGNRGYQITGKYNFLEPYDRGIREYSKALARAQYVGLSDGSQLERLAMLQNNADKNIKTIKLFVENRRKGILMTQDEMLTGKNYMDNCRRIVKDFIQYEEKRLEKKNRDLDSSSATTILFIVFSSLAAVIVTLFFYVKLSNDLHRRDKLEKELQDKDLEISRRVTVIQQVAGRVSNGDYSQRITDEYNGELGDLVDSLNHMTDSLKISFEKINKSDWRQKGMALLNESLVGNKLVKQVTAEALHQLIDYGDCINGAIYLMDDGKLKLSIASGLENNMKQTFDPGEGMVGQVFVQKEPKAYNDLNEDDFAITFASSTIKIKAILLIPIILDRLTFGVIEVSSNENFDQDKIDYFVESSRNIAIALRAARGREKEQRLLEETQAQSEELQVQHSELENLNSELEAQTQKLQSSEEELKVQQEELMHTNTELEERSKSLEEKNQLIAERNIEIQKKAEELALSTQYKSEFLANMSHELRTPLNSILLLSRLMGENHEENLTEDQIESAKVIQSAGSSLLTLIDEILDLAKIESGKMSLEYEDVVIIEVVRDLKNLMDPLVKEKGIEFSINIDKSLSDSVETDRLRLDQVLRNLLSNALKFTKEGSVALNIRIDPDNKDFIIFSVKDSGIGIPEDKQKIIFEAFQQADGSTQRQFGGTGLGLSISREIAKLLGGYLSLTSKVGKGSEFRLVIPMSASSRRTLVNGGGHSDQNLVDVILDDDEEIKNIIYYEENDVTAVSSHLEIPDDVEDDRDVISKDDKVILIVEDDTNFAKALLKFARMQNYKGVVVVRGDQALSAAMEFHPNAILLDVQLPVMDGWKVMDQLKSEPQTKPIPVHMMSSLQVRKESLMKGAIDFINKPVAIEQMTDVFRKIEEALKRSPQKVLIVEENAKHASALSYFLGNFDISMSVEDTVEDSVKAFNQNGVDCVIFDIGANRRNSYKIIESIKSHEGLEDLPIIIFTEQNLSTAEELKIKQYADSIVVKTAHSYQRILDEVGLFLHLVEEKNGSPENIRNRTLGSLTEVLSGKKILVTDDDVRNIFSLTKALEKYNVEVIVAMDGVQALEKIAENPDVDVVLMDMMMPNMDGYESIKEIRKIPKYFRMPIIAVTAKSMMGDRQKCLDAGASDYITKPVDMDQLLSLLRVWLYQS from the coding sequence ATGCCTAAAAAAATTAAAAGAAATCTTCAATTCGGGATTGGGTTTTCCTTGCTTATATTAATTGCCAGTTCAGCCGCATCTTACCTGAGCATCCAGAATCAGATGGCCTATCGTGACAGTGTCGTGAAAAGCAGAAAATCGATGATCGCGGTAAAGGACGTTCTTATTTCCCTCATTGATGCCGAAACTGGAAACAGGGGTTACCAGATCACTGGAAAATATAATTTCCTTGAACCCTATGACCGAGGAATAAGGGAATATTCTAAAGCATTAGCTCGTGCGCAATACGTTGGTTTGAGTGATGGATCCCAACTTGAGAGGCTTGCAATGTTGCAGAATAATGCAGATAAAAATATTAAGACGATCAAGTTGTTTGTTGAGAACAGACGCAAAGGTATTTTGATGACGCAGGACGAAATGCTGACGGGTAAGAACTATATGGACAACTGTAGAAGGATCGTCAAAGATTTCATTCAATATGAGGAAAAACGCCTTGAGAAGAAAAACAGGGATCTTGATAGCTCATCGGCTACGACCATTTTATTTATCGTCTTTTCGTCACTGGCAGCAGTAATTGTTACACTATTCTTCTATGTTAAACTAAGTAATGATCTGCATCGCAGGGATAAATTGGAAAAGGAACTACAGGATAAAGATCTTGAGATATCAAGACGTGTCACTGTGATCCAGCAGGTAGCAGGACGGGTATCGAATGGAGATTATAGTCAAAGAATAACTGATGAATATAATGGTGAGCTAGGAGATCTTGTCGATTCCCTCAATCATATGACGGACTCCCTTAAAATTTCTTTCGAGAAGATCAATAAAAGCGATTGGAGACAGAAAGGTATGGCTCTTTTGAATGAATCCCTGGTAGGGAACAAATTGGTAAAACAGGTCACGGCCGAAGCTCTCCACCAGTTGATCGACTATGGAGACTGTATCAACGGTGCTATTTACCTGATGGACGATGGAAAACTGAAACTGAGCATTGCATCCGGTCTGGAGAATAATATGAAACAGACCTTCGATCCAGGAGAGGGAATGGTAGGTCAGGTCTTTGTTCAGAAAGAACCGAAAGCATACAATGATCTAAATGAAGATGATTTTGCGATAACTTTTGCTAGCAGTACAATTAAGATCAAAGCTATTCTTTTGATACCTATTATACTGGACAGACTCACATTTGGAGTAATAGAGGTAAGCTCAAACGAGAACTTTGATCAGGATAAAATAGATTATTTTGTTGAAAGCTCAAGGAATATTGCCATCGCACTCCGCGCAGCGAGAGGCCGTGAAAAAGAGCAGCGTCTTTTGGAGGAAACACAGGCACAGTCAGAAGAACTTCAGGTTCAGCACTCTGAATTGGAAAACTTGAATTCAGAACTCGAAGCGCAGACTCAGAAACTTCAGTCATCGGAAGAAGAGCTGAAAGTACAGCAAGAGGAACTTATGCATACCAATACGGAACTGGAAGAACGTTCGAAATCATTGGAAGAAAAAAATCAGCTGATCGCCGAACGTAATATCGAGATTCAGAAAAAAGCTGAAGAGCTGGCCTTAAGTACACAGTATAAATCAGAGTTCTTGGCGAACATGTCACACGAACTACGAACGCCGTTGAATTCGATCCTACTTTTATCCCGTCTGATGGGGGAGAATCATGAGGAAAACCTTACTGAAGATCAGATAGAATCAGCGAAGGTCATTCAAAGTGCAGGAAGCAGTTTATTGACGCTGATCGACGAAATTTTAGATCTGGCTAAAATCGAATCCGGAAAAATGTCTTTGGAGTATGAAGATGTAGTGATCATTGAAGTGGTGAGGGACCTGAAAAATTTAATGGATCCCTTGGTCAAAGAAAAAGGAATTGAATTTAGTATCAATATCGACAAAAGCTTATCTGATAGCGTCGAGACGGACCGTCTGCGATTGGATCAGGTTCTTAGGAATCTCCTTTCCAATGCTCTGAAGTTTACAAAAGAGGGAAGTGTTGCATTGAACATTAGAATAGATCCGGATAATAAAGATTTCATTATTTTCTCTGTCAAGGATTCAGGAATCGGAATTCCTGAAGATAAACAGAAGATCATCTTTGAAGCATTCCAGCAAGCTGACGGATCGACGCAGCGTCAATTTGGAGGGACCGGTCTTGGATTGTCCATAAGCCGGGAAATTGCCAAATTATTAGGTGGTTATCTAAGTCTTACAAGTAAAGTCGGCAAAGGAAGTGAATTCAGACTGGTCATCCCAATGAGTGCAAGTTCACGACGGACTCTTGTCAATGGAGGCGGGCACTCAGATCAGAATTTGGTTGATGTCATTTTGGATGATGACGAAGAGATCAAAAACATTATTTACTATGAGGAAAATGATGTGACAGCGGTTTCCAGTCACCTGGAGATTCCTGATGATGTTGAGGACGACAGAGACGTCATTTCAAAAGATGACAAAGTAATTCTTATCGTCGAGGATGATACCAATTTTGCCAAGGCATTACTAAAATTTGCACGAATGCAGAACTACAAGGGAGTAGTAGTCGTGAGAGGGGATCAGGCATTATCAGCGGCAATGGAATTCCATCCCAATGCTATTTTACTGGATGTACAACTTCCTGTTATGGACGGTTGGAAAGTGATGGATCAATTAAAGTCTGAGCCTCAGACAAAACCAATTCCTGTTCATATGATGTCTTCACTACAAGTAAGAAAGGAAAGTTTGATGAAAGGTGCTATCGATTTTATTAATAAGCCTGTAGCCATTGAGCAGATGACGGATGTTTTCAGGAAGATTGAGGAAGCCCTAAAAAGATCGCCACAGAAAGTTTTGATCGTAGAAGAAAATGCCAAACATGCCAGTGCGCTTTCTTATTTCCTCGGTAATTTTGATATTTCGATGTCAGTAGAAGATACGGTGGAGGACAGTGTTAAAGCTTTCAATCAAAATGGGGTGGACTGTGTGATCTTTGACATCGGTGCTAACAGAAGAAATTCCTATAAAATTATAGAGTCGATAAAAAGCCATGAAGGTCTGGAAGATCTACCGATCATTATTTTTACAGAACAAAATTTATCTACGGCCGAAGAATTGAAAATCAAACAATACGCTGATTCGATTGTTGTAAAGACCGCACATTCTTATCAGAGGATCTTGGATGAGGTCGGATTATTCCTGCATCTGGTCGAAGAAAAGAACGGTTCGCCCGAAAACATACGAAACAGAACTCTGGGTTCACTGACGGAAGTGTTGAGTGGAAAGAAAATTCTCGTTACCGATGATGATGTTCGAAATATCTTCTCCTTAACGAAAGCATTGGAGAAATATAATGTAGAGGTCATTGTGGCAATGGACGGCGTTCAGGCGTTGGAAAAGATTGCTGAGAATCCTGATGTAGATGTCGTTTTGATGGATATGATGATGCCAAATATGGATGGGTATGAATCGATAAAGGAGATTAGAAAAATTCCGAAATACTTTAGGATGCCGATCATTGCTGTAACTGCCAAATCGATGATGGGAGATCGACAGAAATGTCTTGATGCAGGGGCTTCGGATTATATTACGAAACCTGTTGATATGGATCAACTTCTTTCTTTGCTTCGTGTCTGGCTCTATCAAAGTTAA
- a CDS encoding response regulator: protein MRKIYIVEDDNNIMEVLEIFLNLENFEVYSFLSIKQFGERDRNVTPDIYLFDVNLPDGSGVELCNQIKKDTKSEDIPVIIMSAHANLQTLADQCQPDELIPKPFDLDSLLSSIKSVIK from the coding sequence ATGCGAAAGATTTACATAGTTGAAGACGATAATAATATTATGGAAGTTCTTGAGATTTTTCTCAATCTTGAAAATTTTGAGGTGTATTCTTTTTTATCCATAAAACAGTTCGGAGAAAGAGATAGAAATGTCACACCTGACATATATTTATTTGATGTCAACCTCCCTGACGGGTCAGGTGTTGAATTATGCAATCAGATAAAAAAAGATACCAAAAGTGAAGATATCCCTGTGATCATAATGAGTGCGCACGCCAATTTACAGACGCTGGCAGATCAATGCCAGCCGGACGAGCTTATTCCAAAGCCTTTTGATCTGGATAGCTTACTTTCAAGCATAAAAAGTGTGATAAAGTAA
- a CDS encoding response regulator, with translation MKKKILIVDDDPRNIFALKLTLKARDFRIETSTTAKDAIEILKSDPDIGIVLMDMMMPDMDGYTALKIIRQTPSINTIPIVAVTAKAM, from the coding sequence ATGAAAAAAAAAATTTTGATCGTTGATGATGATCCCCGAAACATATTTGCGCTTAAGTTGACATTAAAGGCACGTGATTTTCGGATAGAAACGTCGACGACAGCAAAGGATGCTATCGAGATTTTAAAAAGTGATCCTGATATCGGGATCGTATTGATGGATATGATGATGCCGGATATGGATGGTTATACTGCGTTAAAGATCATACGTCAAACGCCATCAATCAATACGATACCGATTGTTGCAGTCACTGCGAAGGCAATGTAA
- a CDS encoding response regulator, producing the protein MILIVDDNENNIYSLKKLLESEGFYVHAANSGEAALAKALQNDYFLIILDVQMPGMDGFEVAETLAAYSKTKEIPIIFLSAVNTDKRFITKGYRSGGIDYVTKPIEPEILMLKVKTFYDLQEKKLALKTSQISLELEVQERKEAQAYMRSEIDHFHLMLEALPQIAFTTNENGIVNFVNKKWFQYSHSDKEFPKTHIDDVNIDEEFHRCISIGKPLELEIRIKNRYTEDHRYHLLRMSPVYQNEKVKNWVGTFTDIDDQKKVEKEKDEFLSIASHELKTPLTSIKAYIQLLERKMKRSKENIDVVFVTKALDQIEKLNTLITDLLDVSKIENGKLKINKEPSDLEQLINSTVETILQTSNDRNVKIDRNFESSNQLIHFDTIRIEQVLINFLTNAIKYSPENNQIIITTATTENEVKVSVTDFGIGIPAIKQDAVFRKFYRVEESSVQFQGMGIGLFICSEIIKEHKGTIGVLSKVNEGSTFYFTLPLN; encoded by the coding sequence ATGATCTTAATTGTTGATGATAACGAAAATAATATCTATTCATTAAAAAAATTACTGGAGTCCGAAGGTTTTTATGTACATGCTGCAAATTCCGGCGAAGCGGCTTTGGCAAAAGCTTTACAAAATGACTATTTTTTAATTATTTTGGATGTACAGATGCCAGGGATGGATGGATTCGAAGTTGCAGAAACATTGGCAGCCTATAGCAAGACAAAGGAGATTCCCATCATATTTCTATCTGCAGTCAATACAGACAAAAGGTTTATTACCAAAGGGTACAGGTCAGGTGGTATAGATTATGTGACGAAACCTATTGAACCGGAAATTCTGATGCTGAAAGTAAAGACCTTCTACGATCTGCAGGAAAAGAAATTGGCGTTGAAAACGTCGCAAATAAGTTTGGAACTGGAGGTTCAAGAGAGAAAGGAAGCTCAGGCCTATATGAGGTCGGAGATCGATCACTTCCATCTGATGTTGGAAGCATTGCCCCAGATCGCATTTACAACAAATGAAAATGGAATTGTCAATTTTGTCAATAAAAAGTGGTTTCAATATTCTCATTCCGACAAGGAATTTCCCAAAACGCATATCGACGATGTGAATATTGATGAAGAGTTTCATCGATGTATTTCCATAGGAAAACCACTTGAGCTGGAGATACGAATCAAAAACCGGTATACAGAAGATCACAGATACCATTTGCTGAGAATGTCGCCTGTTTATCAAAACGAAAAGGTCAAAAACTGGGTAGGGACTTTCACAGATATAGATGATCAGAAAAAGGTTGAGAAAGAGAAGGATGAGTTCTTGAGTATTGCCAGCCATGAATTGAAAACGCCTTTAACAAGCATCAAGGCCTATATCCAGCTTCTTGAACGTAAAATGAAAAGAAGCAAGGAAAATATCGACGTAGTATTCGTAACAAAGGCATTGGATCAGATCGAGAAGCTCAATACATTGATAACCGACCTGTTGGATGTCTCCAAAATTGAAAACGGAAAGCTTAAGATTAACAAAGAGCCGTCAGATCTCGAACAATTGATCAATAGTACGGTTGAGACCATTCTGCAGACCAGCAACGATCGCAATGTCAAAATTGATCGCAACTTCGAAAGCAGCAATCAACTGATTCATTTTGATACGATACGTATAGAGCAGGTGTTGATCAATTTCTTGACCAATGCCATCAAATACTCCCCGGAAAATAATCAAATTATTATAACGACAGCTACGACTGAAAATGAAGTGAAGGTAAGTGTTACCGATTTTGGGATCGGGATCCCTGCTATTAAACAGGATGCGGTGTTCCGTAAATTCTATCGTGTCGAAGAATCTTCTGTGCAGTTTCAGGGGATGGGGATAGGGCTGTTCATTTGTTCTGAAATTATTAAAGAACATAAAGGGACCATTGGTGTTCTAAGTAAAGTTAACGAAGGTTCAACATTTTATTTTACATTACCATTAAATTAA
- a CDS encoding helix-turn-helix transcriptional regulator, whose amino-acid sequence MNSCGKSIRKIRREKDFTQEYMAFEMGISQKAYSDIENSKVKINLDILNKISTILRIKPSDVCSINGQCGGGHYETKYKELVEFMKKSKIPMPDKFL is encoded by the coding sequence ATGAACTCATGTGGCAAAAGCATCAGGAAAATTAGAAGGGAAAAAGATTTTACCCAGGAATATATGGCTTTTGAAATGGGAATCTCCCAGAAAGCATATTCGGATATAGAGAATTCAAAGGTCAAAATCAACCTTGATATTTTGAATAAAATTTCTACGATATTGAGAATTAAACCATCGGATGTATGCAGTATCAATGGCCAATGCGGTGGCGGCCATTATGAGACCAAATATAAGGAACTAGTTGAGTTTATGAAGAAAAGTAAGATACCAATGCCTGACAAATTTTTGTAG
- the ccoN gene encoding cytochrome-c oxidase, cbb3-type subunit I: protein METQKFNYDNQIVRAFLYATVTFGIIGFILGLTAALMLFYPELPEFLFGTDDTTIQSLKSGNIQGLINSQGAMGFGRIRMLHTSAVIFAFVCNSFFCGVYYSMQRLLKTRMYSDTLSWIHFWSWQLMIIAVVITFLMGINTSKEYAEHEWPIDILITVSWVIFGINMFGTIMKRRVRHLYVAIWFYIATWIAVAMLHIFNNLEVPLSFTGWKSYSAYSGVKDALVQWWYGHNAVAFVLTTPVLGLMYYFLPKAANRPVFSYKLSIIHFWSLIFVYLWAGPHHLQYTALPAWAQAVGTGFSIMLIAPSWGGMLNGLLTLRGAWDKVREDPILKFFVVAVTCYGMATFEGPLLATKSLNKIGHYTDWVIGHVHLGALGWNGLMAFGVIYYLVPVMWRTKIWSIKLANWHFWLGTMGIIFYAVPMYIAGFTQGLMWKQFNADGTLVYKNWLDTVTAILPYFKMRFLGGLFYLSGAIIMVVNIYKTIKAGSFQKDVPAEAVALANVGNSRRQGEGWHIWLERTPHLLSALAFVAIAIGGFVEIVPTLTIKSNVTQLASVKPYSPLELEGRDLYIREGCNSCHSQMIRPFRDEVMRFDSKNGQYSKAGEFIYDRPFLWGSKRTGPDLQREGQKNPDSWHFKHMYNPRITSAGSIMPRFPWLIANTLNRSQMVEKVKLMKNTFDMPYTKSEIDSADQWANNQSKAIVKRIYSEAADLKDQMEKEKISKGNAFVPLEKREIIALIAYLQRLGTDIRTTEIKTASIK, encoded by the coding sequence ATGGAGACACAAAAATTTAATTACGACAATCAAATTGTCAGGGCATTTCTCTATGCGACTGTTACATTTGGGATCATTGGTTTTATCTTGGGGCTTACCGCTGCTCTGATGCTGTTCTATCCGGAATTACCAGAATTTTTATTCGGGACAGATGACACGACCATTCAAAGTTTAAAAAGCGGCAATATACAAGGATTAATCAACTCGCAGGGAGCTATGGGCTTTGGCAGGATAAGAATGCTTCACACCAGTGCTGTGATTTTTGCATTTGTCTGCAATTCTTTTTTCTGTGGTGTGTACTACAGCATGCAGAGGCTGCTGAAAACCAGAATGTACAGCGACACGCTTTCCTGGATACATTTCTGGAGCTGGCAATTAATGATCATCGCTGTGGTGATAACATTTCTTATGGGTATCAATACTTCAAAAGAATATGCGGAACACGAATGGCCGATCGACATTCTGATTACTGTTTCTTGGGTTATCTTCGGGATCAATATGTTCGGAACGATTATGAAACGGCGTGTAAGACATCTGTATGTCGCCATTTGGTTCTACATTGCGACCTGGATCGCGGTGGCAATGCTTCATATTTTCAATAATCTGGAAGTTCCGCTTTCCTTCACCGGCTGGAAATCATATTCTGCTTACTCAGGTGTCAAAGATGCGCTGGTACAATGGTGGTACGGTCATAATGCGGTTGCATTTGTTCTTACAACACCGGTTTTAGGGCTAATGTATTATTTCCTTCCAAAAGCTGCGAATCGTCCCGTGTTTTCATATAAACTGTCCATCATCCATTTCTGGTCCTTGATCTTTGTTTATCTTTGGGCAGGGCCTCACCATCTGCAATATACCGCGTTGCCAGCTTGGGCGCAGGCCGTGGGAACCGGATTCTCGATTATGCTGATCGCGCCGTCCTGGGGTGGAATGCTCAACGGCCTGCTGACCTTGAGAGGTGCATGGGACAAAGTGCGGGAAGATCCTATCCTCAAATTTTTTGTTGTAGCAGTTACATGCTACGGTATGGCAACTTTTGAAGGTCCTTTGCTCGCCACAAAATCCCTGAACAAGATCGGACATTACACCGATTGGGTGATCGGCCACGTTCACCTGGGAGCACTTGGATGGAATGGTTTGATGGCATTTGGAGTTATTTACTACTTAGTTCCTGTAATGTGGAGAACAAAAATATGGTCCATCAAACTTGCAAACTGGCACTTCTGGCTGGGAACTATGGGAATTATCTTTTATGCCGTACCGATGTACATTGCAGGCTTTACCCAAGGACTGATGTGGAAGCAGTTCAACGCGGATGGAACATTGGTCTACAAAAACTGGCTGGATACGGTTACTGCCATTCTACCCTACTTCAAAATGCGGTTCTTAGGTGGATTATTCTATCTTAGTGGTGCCATAATTATGGTAGTCAACATTTATAAAACGATCAAGGCCGGTTCTTTTCAAAAAGATGTTCCTGCCGAGGCTGTGGCTTTAGCCAACGTCGGAAACTCCAGAAGACAGGGAGAAGGATGGCATATTTGGCTGGAAAGAACACCACACCTTTTATCTGCCCTTGCATTTGTTGCAATAGCAATCGGCGGATTTGTAGAGATTGTTCCTACACTGACCATAAAAAGCAATGTAACTCAGCTGGCATCTGTGAAACCCTATTCGCCCTTAGAGTTGGAAGGCAGAGACCTTTACATAAGAGAGGGATGTAATTCCTGCCATTCACAGATGATCCGCCCTTTCCGGGATGAAGTAATGAGGTTTGACAGTAAGAACGGGCAATACTCCAAAGCTGGAGAATTTATTTATGACCGGCCTTTCCTTTGGGGTTCAAAAAGAACCGGGCCCGATCTTCAGCGGGAAGGCCAAAAGAATCCCGATTCCTGGCATTTCAAACATATGTACAACCCAAGGATCACTTCCGCAGGATCCATAATGCCCCGTTTTCCGTGGTTGATAGCGAACACATTGAATCGCAGTCAAATGGTTGAAAAGGTCAAATTGATGAAAAATACTTTTGATATGCCTTACACAAAATCAGAAATTGATTCTGCTGATCAGTGGGCAAACAATCAATCAAAAGCCATTGTTAAAAGGATTTATTCTGAAGCCGCAGACCTGAAAGATCAGATGGAAAAAGAAAAAATCTCAAAAGGAAACGCTTTTGTTCCACTTGAGAAACGGGAGATCATTGCTTTGATTGCCTATCTGCAAAGACTTGGTACAGATATCAGAACGACAGAAATTAAAACTGCTTCCATCAAATAA
- a CDS encoding cbb3-type cytochrome c oxidase N-terminal domain-containing protein, with the protein MLVVVSLLLLIMNSIGDLVENAKFKLLSAEEKQSYLNDKAIPYFQKLWNSAFRKQSPTEEKQLLIDHGFDGITELDNALPKWWLGLFYFTIGSCALYLIAFAFTDYAHPEAEYQNESRMQLASIKDYEKTAPPIDLETATYNSENIAEGEQIFKTNCISCHSESGKGGIGPNLTDKQWINIKQKTLFKNVFWMLENGSPNNPAMRPFIKEGTISGREAEKVAAYIYHINQEKATITEAQGGAAPQGETANWQQ; encoded by the coding sequence CTGCTTGTAGTCGTCTCCCTTCTTCTGCTCATCATGAATTCCATCGGAGACTTAGTGGAAAACGCCAAATTCAAACTTTTGTCTGCCGAGGAGAAACAGTCTTATTTGAATGACAAAGCCATTCCCTATTTCCAGAAATTGTGGAATTCCGCTTTCAGAAAACAGTCACCTACCGAGGAAAAGCAACTGCTGATAGACCATGGTTTCGATGGCATCACGGAACTGGACAATGCTTTGCCGAAATGGTGGCTCGGATTGTTTTATTTCACGATCGGTTCCTGCGCATTGTATCTGATTGCCTTCGCTTTTACAGATTATGCGCATCCTGAAGCGGAATATCAGAACGAAAGCAGAATGCAATTAGCATCAATTAAGGATTATGAAAAGACCGCACCACCAATAGATCTGGAAACAGCTACCTACAATTCTGAAAACATTGCAGAGGGTGAGCAGATCTTTAAAACCAACTGTATCTCATGCCATTCTGAATCTGGAAAGGGCGGAATCGGTCCGAATCTGACAGATAAGCAGTGGATCAACATCAAACAAAAAACACTTTTTAAAAACGTTTTCTGGATGTTGGAAAACGGATCTCCAAACAATCCCGCTATGCGCCCGTTTATTAAGGAAGGTACAATTTCCGGCAGAGAAGCAGAGAAAGTAGCAGCCTACATTTATCATATCAATCAGGAAAAAGCTACCATCACAGAGGCGCAAGGTGGTGCTGCACCTCAGGGTGAGACAGCAAATTGGCAACAGTAA